One window of Flavobacterium dauae genomic DNA carries:
- a CDS encoding tyrosine-protein phosphatase has translation MFSFFKKKKILKDTIPNGFVDIHSHILYGLDDGAKTLKESQDLIFNLKSFGFGKFTATPHTTPLVWDNTKEGILKQYEKVKNELNFTDKELRVASEYLIDDSFLKRLETEKLLTLKDNLVLVEMSYLNPPINLYEIILELNSQGYTPVLAHPERYNFYKNDAKSFKRLKKAGCLFQMNLLSSVGYYGSSVTEIADYLLKEKMYDFVGSDVHHQKHIAAFLAEIKLKNIDEFESVIEKNKFFA, from the coding sequence ATGTTTAGTTTTTTTAAAAAGAAAAAAATACTGAAAGATACAATTCCAAACGGTTTTGTAGATATTCATTCTCATATTTTATATGGCTTAGACGATGGGGCAAAAACATTAAAAGAAAGCCAAGATTTAATTTTCAATTTAAAATCGTTTGGCTTCGGTAAATTTACCGCTACGCCACATACCACGCCCTTGGTTTGGGATAACACCAAAGAAGGTATCTTAAAACAATATGAGAAGGTAAAAAACGAGTTAAATTTTACAGATAAAGAATTGCGGGTAGCATCAGAATACCTAATAGACGATTCGTTTTTAAAACGTTTGGAAACAGAGAAATTACTAACACTTAAAGATAATTTAGTATTGGTAGAAATGTCTTATTTAAATCCGCCGATTAATCTGTATGAAATTATTTTAGAGTTAAATTCACAAGGATACACGCCAGTTTTAGCCCACCCCGAACGTTATAATTTTTATAAAAACGATGCTAAAAGTTTTAAACGATTAAAAAAGGCAGGCTGTTTGTTTCAAATGAATTTATTAAGCAGTGTAGGGTATTACGGTAGCAGCGTTACAGAAATTGCCGATTATCTTTTAAAAGAAAAAATGTACGATTTTGTAGGTAGCGATGTGCACCATCAAAAACACATAGCCGCTTTTTTGGCTGAGATCAAGCTCAAAAATATTGATGAATTTGAAAGCGTCATCGAAAAAAATAAATTTTTTGCTTAA
- a CDS encoding lipoprotein N-acyltransferase Lnb domain-containing protein: MNNNVLKIKQQIVLIICCFSFLSSFAQPQTLTENAEISVLTCGTANEMYTLFGHTALRIKDVDQNLDVVYNWGMFDFKTPNFLAKFIKGDLLYYLDVDRFDDFLYAYTNGNREVFEQQLNLSYDQKLKIWDEINRQLKSNERFYTYGFIRNNCTTKVVDVINKVIDKPLAVDFPSNNHSYRYILNDGLENHYFEKLGINLLFSYPTNKKADLIFLPLKFKDGIAFNKSILKSEKKLNTVNEIKEKFRFNSIYTLWIIAIVFALGVFNKKARLWYFGITAIFGLFLLTVSLYTNHTELHFNALTLFYNPLFFVALVLKNKKIIITAVVLTVISLIFIGIELMMVAAPLIVLHSVYVLALFLSKAKSV; the protein is encoded by the coding sequence ATGAATAATAACGTTCTAAAAATTAAACAGCAAATTGTATTAATAATCTGTTGTTTTTCTTTTTTATCTTCTTTCGCACAACCGCAAACATTGACAGAAAATGCCGAAATAAGTGTTTTAACCTGCGGAACGGCTAATGAAATGTACACCCTTTTTGGTCATACAGCCTTGCGAATTAAAGATGTTGATCAAAATTTAGATGTGGTTTACAATTGGGGAATGTTCGATTTTAAAACACCCAATTTCTTAGCTAAATTCATAAAAGGAGATCTGCTTTATTATTTAGATGTTGATCGTTTTGATGATTTTTTATACGCTTACACCAATGGTAACCGGGAAGTTTTTGAGCAGCAATTGAATTTATCGTATGATCAAAAATTAAAAATATGGGATGAAATTAACCGTCAGTTAAAAAGCAATGAGCGTTTTTATACTTATGGATTTATAAGGAACAATTGCACTACAAAGGTTGTCGATGTTATAAATAAGGTGATTGATAAACCGTTAGCGGTTGATTTTCCGTCAAACAATCATTCGTATCGGTATATTTTGAACGATGGATTAGAAAATCATTATTTTGAAAAATTGGGCATCAATTTATTGTTTAGTTATCCCACCAACAAAAAGGCCGATTTAATCTTTTTACCTTTAAAATTTAAGGATGGAATTGCATTTAATAAATCGATCTTAAAATCAGAAAAAAAACTAAATACTGTCAACGAAATTAAAGAAAAATTCCGTTTTAATTCCATTTATACTTTATGGATTATCGCAATTGTTTTTGCATTAGGAGTTTTTAATAAAAAAGCCCGATTGTGGTATTTTGGAATTACAGCAATTTTTGGTTTATTCTTGTTAACAGTAAGTCTTTATACCAATCATACCGAATTACATTTTAACGCACTGACATTGTTTTACAACCCGTTATTTTTTGTGGCATTAGTGCTTAAAAATAAAAAAATAATAATTACAGCTGTAGTGTTAACGGTTATTAGCTTAATTTTTATAGGAATAGAGTTAATGATGGTAGCTGCACCATTAATTGTTTTGCATAGTGTTTACGTATTGGCATTGTTTTTGAGCAAGGCAAAGTCTGTGTAA